In a genomic window of Lepisosteus oculatus isolate fLepOcu1 chromosome 3, fLepOcu1.hap2, whole genome shotgun sequence:
- the nr2f1a gene encoding nuclear receptor subfamily 2 group F member 1-A, whose translation MAMVVSVWRDTQEDVAGGTPSGPNPVAQPAREQQQAASGAPHTPQTPSQPGPPSTPGTAGDKGQSQQNSGQNQQHIECVVCGDKSSGKHYGQFTCEGCKSFFKRSVRRNLTYTCRANRNCPIDQHHRNQCQYCRLKKCLKVGMRREAVQRGRMPPTQPNPGQYALTNGDPLNGHCYLSGYISLLLRAEPYPTSRYGSQCMQPNNIMGIENICELAARLLFSAVEWARNIPFFPDLQITDQVSLLRLTWSELFVLNAAQCSMPLHVAPLLAAAGLHASPMSADRVVAFMDHIRIFQEQVEKLKALHVDSAEYSCIKAIVLFTSDACGLSDAAHIESLQEKSQCALEEYVRSQYPNQPSRFGKLLLRLPSLRTVSSSVIEQLFFVRLVGKTPIETLIRDMLLSGSSFNWPYMSIQ comes from the exons ATGGCAATGGTAGTTAGCGTCTGGCGAGATACGCAGGAAGACGTGGCCGGAGGAACTCCGAGCGGCCCGAACCCAGTAGCACAGCCGGCGAGGGAGCAGCAGCAGGCGGCGTCCGGAGCCCCGCACACTCCGCAGACACCAAGCCAGCCGGGACCCCCGTCAACGCCAGGCACCGCCGGGGACAAGGGGCAGAGCCAGCAGAATTCAGGACAGAATCAACAGCATATTGAATGTGTGGTTTGTGGGGACAAATCCAGCGGGAAGCACTACGGTCAGTTCACCTGCGAGGGCTGCAAAAGTTTCTTCAAGAGGAGTGTCCGAAGGAACTTAACGTACACATGCCGTGCCAACAGGAACTGCCCCATCGACCAGCACCACCGCAACCAGTGCCAGTACTGCCGActgaagaaatgtttaaaagtgGGCATGAGGCGGGaag CGGTTCAGCGAGGAAGAATGCCTCCGACCCAGCCGAACCCAGGGCAGTATGCGCTGACGAACGGGGACCCCCTGAACGGCCATTGCTATCTCTCCGGATACATCTCGCTATTGCTGCGGGCCGAGCCCTACCCGACCTCTCGCTACGGGAGCCAGTGCATGCAGCCCAACAACATCATGGGGATCGAGAACATCTGCGAGCTGGCGGCTCGCTTGCTCTTCAGCGCCGTGGAGTGGGCCCGGAACATCCCTTTCTTCCCCGACCTGCAGATCACAGACCAGGTGTCTCTGCTCAGGCTGACTTGGAGCGAGTTGTTTGTGCTGAACGCGGCGCAGTGCTCCATGCCCCTGCATGTGGCCCCTCTCCTGGCGGCGGCCGGCCTCCACGCCTCGCCGATGTCCGCGGATCGGGTGGTGGCGTTCATGGACCACATCCGCATCTTCCAGGAGCAGGTTGAGAAGCTCAAGGCCCTGCACGTCGACTCCGCAGAGTACAGCTGCATCAAAGCCATAGTGCTGTTCACATCAG ACGCTTGTGGCCTGTCAGATGCTGCTCACATCGAAAGCCTACAGGAGAAGTCTCAGTGCGCCCTAGAGGAGTATGTGAGGAGCCAGTATCCCAACCAGCCCAGTCGCTTTGGCAAGCTGTTGCTGCGGCTGCCCTCTCTGCGCACCGTCTCCTCATCGGTAATCGAACAGCTTTTCTTCGTCCGCTTGGTAGGTAAAACTCCGATTGAAACCCTCATCAGGGATATGTTGCTGTCTGGAAGCAGCTTCAATTGGCCTTACATGTCCATCCAATGA